The following proteins are co-located in the Phragmites australis chromosome 10, lpPhrAust1.1, whole genome shotgun sequence genome:
- the LOC133930144 gene encoding uncharacterized protein LOC133930144, with protein sequence MRAKSDPWFAEYLVRIGKDADLDKLIDSVFPMLNANLADPNYITSRAILSKRNECMDTINMKMIGHFRGDEMVYHSFDRAEDDRHNYYPPEFLNSLTPNRLPSHVLKLKVNGHVILLRNIDPANGLCNGTRLVVRVFQRNAIDAEIMRKQFPIRLSFAMKINKAQGKTIPNVGVYLPQPVFSHGQLYIILSRATARRNIKILVTPDDCKKKEKRSKMSGTCTNNIIYKEVLTP encoded by the exons ATGAGGGCAAAAAGCGACCCATGGTTTGCGGAATACCTCGTGCGCATTG GAAAGGATGCAGACCTCGATAAACTTATAGATAGCGTGTTTCCAATGCTCAACGCTAACCTAGCTGACCCAAACTACATCACGTCAAGAGCCATCCTGTCCAAACGAAATGAGTGCATGGATACAATTAACATGAAGATGATTGGTCATTTTCGGGGGGATGAGATGGTGTACCATAGCTTTGATCGTGCTGAAGATGACCGCCACAACTACTACCCCCCAGAATTCCTTAACTCTTTGACTCCAAACAGGCTGCCTTCACATGTGCTGAAGCTCAAGGTTAACGGTCATGTCATACTGCTTAGAAACATTGACCCCGCCAATGGACTTTGTAATGGTACAAGGCTTGTGGTCCGAGTGTTCCAAAGAAATGCTATTGATGCAGAGATCATG CGGAAGCAGTTTCCTATCAGGCTTAGCTTTGCCATGAAAATCAACAAGGCACAGGGAAAAACCATCCCAAATGTTGGAGTGTACCTTCCCCAGCCAGTGTTCTCTCATGGCCAGCTATACATCATATTATCTAGAGCCACTGCCAGAAGGAACATCAAGATCCTCGTCACCCCAGATGATTgtaagaaaaaggagaagcgCTCAAAGATGAGTGGGACATGCACTAATAACATCATCTACAAAGAGGTCCTCACACCTTAG